AGTGCAGCATGCCCATCACCACATCCTGCATCCATAAAAACTTCATTGCCATTAAGGTCCAATTCCATAATAATGTCATGAGCATTCAAAAATGACTCGCTTGACCTACCTTGAATACGATGTCCATTTGCAGGTAACATGCCTGTTGTATTTGCCATAAATAATCACCATTTAAATTAATAAGTTAATGTAAAAGTTATCGAATAATTGATCGTTTATTTAATTAAACGAATAATAAATTTGAACCCCTTTATTATTCATCAATTATCTCGTAATATGCCCCTTCAGCACATGGTATGCATACCGGTTTTCCACCACGGTTCAAGTGACGGCCATCAGTAATTTTTTCACCACAGATTGAACAGTAAGTACTTGTGTGTGGTTTACCAGGCATTTGAGAAGGCTTTAATTCAACATGAACCTTTTCCACATTGAAGAGTTCTTCAGCAGGAGTGCGTTTGAATCTTTCAATCATTTCATCTCTGGTTTCTCTAATCTTTTCCTGTTTATTAGCATCTGCATCAGATACTCTAATAGCTTCACCAGTATCCATATTATAGAAAGTCACTGCAAACTTACCATAGTACATTTGCTTTAGGGATCTTTTTCCCATGGTACATTTGGTTACTGATTGAACTGCATCTGCCATGCATCTGTCAATTTCCAAAAATACAATTAGGTTCTTATGACGTTTGTTCAATTCAAATCCCATTAATTCCATACCATACATTGCAAGCTTGGTACCAATAGCTATTCCACCACAGATTTCACCGTGGAACTCTTTAGCTTTTGCCAATTGTTCTTCATAATCTTCAACACTTACCATTTTTACACCTTTTTAATTAAGTTTTAAAAAATCTTTTATAAATAATTTTATGAAAATGATACATTATTTTTATTTAATTAATTTTCTTTAATTTTCTTTAATTTTCTTTAATTATTTTATTTATTTAAAGAATACTTTTTTGAATAATTGCTCATGACCAATTCCAAATTGGTCTTTAAGGGAACACAAATCTTTCTATTGTCTTCAAGTTCAACAAGCTTTACATCAATGCCATATGCCTTATTAAGGTTTTCCTCCGTTAAGACATCCTCAGGAGTTCCAAAGTCAATGAAAGTCCTATCTTTCATGATAGCCACTTTAGAAGCTGCCAAGAAAGCATGATCAGGATAATGTGAAGACATAATGACTGCAAGTCCTAAATTGGACAATTGCTCAATCATTTCCAATAGCTTGATTTGATTACCGAAGTCAAGATGGTTAGTTGGTTCATCCAAAATAAGCAAGTCAGGCTCTTGGGCAAGGACTCTTGCAAGGAAAACCAACTGGCGCTCTCCACCACTTAGATTTGTATAACTCTTATCCTTCAAATCTTTTATTCCTAGTGTCTTTAATGCATTTAAGGCTATTTCCTTATCCTCTTCCTTTGGAGATGCCGATAGATTGATATATGGAGACCTTCCCATAAGGACTACATCAAACACCTTGAAAGGAAATGATGGGACATGCCCCTGAGGAATATATCCTACAAGCTTTGCAATGTCATTATATGAAAGTTCCTTGATGTTTGTTCCATTTAATGATATGCTTCCTGAGTTCACTTCATGAAGGCCATTGATGGTTTTTATCAATGTAGTCTTACCGGTACCGTTTGGCCCCAATATGCATAAGACATCTCCCTTATCAATTGAAAAGCTGATGTTTTCAAAAACGATTGGAGAATCCTTATCATATGAAAAGGAAACATCTTTTACTTCCACTAACTTAACCATAATGCCACCACATCAATAAAACTAACTATAATCATCAAACTCTTCTAATCTCAAACTAATCAAATAAAACTAATTCCACTCGGAATAACCTCTTCTAAGCAAGTAAAGGAACAATGGAACACCTACAATAGCTGTCAATATGCCTATAGGAATCTCGATTGAAATAAAGGTTCTTGAAATGTTGTCAATCAACAACAGGAAACTTGCTCCAATGCTTATTGAAGCCGGAAGGAGAATCTTATGGTCAGGACCTACAATGATACGAGTCATATGAGGCACAACAAGACCTACCCAACCAATGATTCCACTAATGGATACTGCTGCAGATGTGACCAAAGTACATGCTACAATGATAATCAATCTAAGCTTGCCTGCATCCAAACCTAATGATTGGGCTTCCTCATCACCCATTGCCAATACATTCAAATGCCATCTTAAAACCAAGATGACAATCATTCCAATAATCAAAGGAATGATTATCATGGACAATTTATCAAAATTGACTGCAGATAAGCTGCCCATAAGCCAATAAGTTATTTGAGGCAACTTATCATAAGGATCTGCCATGAACTTGGTACCTGAAATCAATGCATTGAAGAAAGCAGATACTGCAGTACCAGACAATACAAGAAGAAGAATTCCTCCTGCCTTATATGCCTTTGAAATCCCATAAGTGATTGATACTGAAATGATTCCAAAGATAAAGGCAGACAACTGGATCAATGCATTTCCTGCATTTGCCAAAATGGCAATAGCTGCACCAAAACCTGCACCCATGGATACCCCTAAAAGGTCTGGGGATACAAGTGGGTTTTTGAATATTCCCTGAAATGAAGCCCCTGCAACAGATAATGCTGCACCAACAAGCAAAGCTGCAATGATACGAGGCAATCTGATTGTAAATACAATAGAATTAAGCTCTGGAGATACAGCTAATTGTGGAAATATAGGGCTTAAAATTGTCTTTACCACATCTATAGGCGCAACAGGATACCTTCCTAGCATAAATGATACAAAGAATAGAAATATTGGCAGCGCTATCAGCAATAGGTAAATAGCCAGTTTATCTATATTCAAAGAAGAATTCTCATTCATTAATACAAATCCTTAAAATTAATCAATTTTCATAAAATAATTTCTCTAAAATAATTTTCTTAAAATAATTTTCTTAAAATATCTAATAATCAATAAATAAAAAAAATAAGGAAAATTACTCCTTATTTTAAACTATTCAAACTATAAATCAGACTCTTTAATTCCAGAGGAAGTCAAGATCTCTTTTGCTTCATCATCACTTAAATCATAATGGTAGAAAATGCTGTAAAACTCTTTTGTGGCATCTACCATATTGATATTAGAATACTTATCCGGATAAATAACTTTAGCAGTCCAGGGAACACCAATGATTATGTTTGCACCTGGAGGCCTGTCAAACCATTTGAATGGAGATTGTGGAGAAATATAAACCTGATGATTCTTTACTGCTTTAACATTTGCCCATTTTGAATCCTTATAGACATTGTTGTAAAAGTCTTCATCAGTAGCTATAATCACATCAGGATTCCATTTCATCACTTGCTCAATTGAAACTGTAAGTTCGCTTCCACTATCCTGAACTTCAGTGTCTGCAACATTTTTACCTCCTACAAGGGAAATCAATTGCCCATGTGATGCACCGCTTGCATAGGTAGACAATCCATCTTCCCCTGAAGCATAGTAGACAGATTTCTTTTCGGAATCTGGAATGGATGATGCTACACTGTTCACTTCAGACAAGTATTTATCGTTGAAAGAGATAAGCTCGTTGGCCTTATCCTCTCTCTGCAATATCTTGCCCATAAACTCAATAGTGGAATCAATTTTAGTGACATTGGTATTGTCAGTTACAGCTACAACTGGAATTGAACCGAATTTCTCCTGCCTTTCTGCAACTGTAGATAGGTCAACTCCCATGCCTTCATCAATGGATTCCACTACAAAATCAGGTTCAGAAGCTATGAATTCCTCATAGTTACCGTCTTGGCTTCCAAACCATCCTCCAACAACTGGAAACTTGTCCTTATACTGATTTGGAACATACTTAAGCTCTTCATCAGTCCATTGGAAGTTGACACCAGCTATCTTTTCAGGAGCCAGCATATACATGATTGTAGTCATTGGAGGGCTTGTAGCAACCACCCGATTAATATCACCGGGAATATTTACTGTCCTATTAGCCATATCGGTTATGGTCTGATTGCCTGAAGAAGTCATGGAAGATGGTGATGCAAATAAGCTGATAGCCACCCCACATGCGATTAGGGCAATTAAAATAGCCAATATGATTGTAGTTTTCTTTTCCATATTATTACCTTAAAATTATATTATATATAACATGAAATATTTTTCATATCAATTATATAAATAATTTTCTAAATTATTGAATTAACAATATTATTGGAAAATATGGATAAAATAAAGCTTAAACGATTGAGAAAAATAGTTCATAAGGATAGAAAAATTAGTATAAATTTAAACAAGGAAGTTAATCGATTATAAACAAAGTGTATAACAGTGAAAAAATGACTAACTAGGAGAAATAAGATAAAAAAGAACATGAAAAGTATAAAGTAAAAAAAATGAGTAAAAAAATGATAAAAATAGAAAAAGCAAAATATAGAGTAAA
The Methanobrevibacter sp. genome window above contains:
- a CDS encoding FmdE family protein, with protein sequence MVSVEDYEEQLAKAKEFHGEICGGIAIGTKLAMYGMELMGFELNKRHKNLIVFLEIDRCMADAVQSVTKCTMGKRSLKQMYYGKFAVTFYNMDTGEAIRVSDADANKQEKIRETRDEMIERFKRTPAEELFNVEKVHVELKPSQMPGKPHTSTYCSICGEKITDGRHLNRGGKPVCIPCAEGAYYEIIDE
- a CDS encoding ABC transporter ATP-binding protein, which produces MVKLVEVKDVSFSYDKDSPIVFENISFSIDKGDVLCILGPNGTGKTTLIKTINGLHEVNSGSISLNGTNIKELSYNDIAKLVGYIPQGHVPSFPFKVFDVVLMGRSPYINLSASPKEEDKEIALNALKTLGIKDLKDKSYTNLSGGERQLVFLARVLAQEPDLLILDEPTNHLDFGNQIKLLEMIEQLSNLGLAVIMSSHYPDHAFLAASKVAIMKDRTFIDFGTPEDVLTEENLNKAYGIDVKLVELEDNRKICVPLKTNLELVMSNYSKKYSLNK
- a CDS encoding iron ABC transporter permease → MNENSSLNIDKLAIYLLLIALPIFLFFVSFMLGRYPVAPIDVVKTILSPIFPQLAVSPELNSIVFTIRLPRIIAALLVGAALSVAGASFQGIFKNPLVSPDLLGVSMGAGFGAAIAILANAGNALIQLSAFIFGIISVSITYGISKAYKAGGILLLVLSGTAVSAFFNALISGTKFMADPYDKLPQITYWLMGSLSAVNFDKLSMIIIPLIIGMIVILVLRWHLNVLAMGDEEAQSLGLDAGKLRLIIIVACTLVTSAAVSISGIIGWVGLVVPHMTRIIVGPDHKILLPASISIGASFLLLIDNISRTFISIEIPIGILTAIVGVPLFLYLLRRGYSEWN
- a CDS encoding ABC transporter substrate-binding protein; the protein is MEKKTTIILAILIALIACGVAISLFASPSSMTSSGNQTITDMANRTVNIPGDINRVVATSPPMTTIMYMLAPEKIAGVNFQWTDEELKYVPNQYKDKFPVVGGWFGSQDGNYEEFIASEPDFVVESIDEGMGVDLSTVAERQEKFGSIPVVAVTDNTNVTKIDSTIEFMGKILQREDKANELISFNDKYLSEVNSVASSIPDSEKKSVYYASGEDGLSTYASGASHGQLISLVGGKNVADTEVQDSGSELTVSIEQVMKWNPDVIIATDEDFYNNVYKDSKWANVKAVKNHQVYISPQSPFKWFDRPPGANIIIGVPWTAKVIYPDKYSNINMVDATKEFYSIFYHYDLSDDEAKEILTSSGIKESDL